CCATTGGCCAGGACCGCCAGGGCGTTTTCAAGCTCGTGCAGGGCGGCGGCGGTGTTGTGCAGCCCCAGTTGGGCGAAATCGCCCTTGAAGGTGTGCACCTGACGGAAGATTTCGGCCAGGGCCGTGGCGGCGCAGTCGTCCGCCCCAAGAGCGGCGACATCCGGGCCAAGATTTCCGGCGAACTCCCGGAAGGCGGCCATGGCGGAGAGCACCTCGGACTGCCGGGACAGGGCCCGGACCACCATCTTCACGTTGTTTCGCTCCTCGGCCATCTCCCGTTCCAGGCGCTTTCTCTCGGTGACGTCGGTCAAAATGACCATCATCCGGATTTCGTCCTGGCGACGGATGAGCTTGTACTGGGCGCGTACGGCCCGGTCGTGGATGATCAGCTCCCCGGGCAGAAGCGACAGGAAGACCTTTTGCTGCAGGGGCTTGGCCGCCAGGAAAATGCCGCCCAGCACCTCGTCCACGGTGGCCTGGGTCTCGGAGGGCAGGTGCCGGGCCAGAAGCTCCGGGAAGCGGCGGCCGCCGATCTGCACCCGGAAAAGCTGGACGCACTCCAGGCTGTATTCCTCGGAGATGGCCAGGTCCGCGCCAAAGGACAGAAATCCCTGCCCGGCGTTGTCCAACAGGTTTTTCACGGCCTCGTTGCGGTCGCGCAGTTCGTTGTTTTTGACCTCGATCTGCTGGCGGTGGAGAATCTCCGCCTCATTGGCCAGGCGCAGGATCTCCTGCTGTTCGTTTAACAATTCGATCTGCCGTCCCCGGCCGCGCGACAATTCCAGCATGAAGCGCTTGATGCTGACCACCCCCAGGTAGCTGTCCTCCTCGGTGACCAGCACCATGTCGTAGAGATGGTTGGGGTCGCGGTTCATGGCGATGACCGCGATGGAGGCCACGTCCACGGAGACCTCCACAATGAGCGGGGCCGGGTTCATGATCAGCCGGATGGGCCGGGTCATGAATAGGTCGCGGCCGTAGAGGGAGCCGAGCTTTTGGTAGAATTCGTTGCGCATGATGAGCCCGGCCGGGCGGTCGCCGTCGAGCACGGCCACGCCGTCGGCGTCGGGATGTTCCTTGAAAAAGGCGTGGACCGTGCCGCCCAGGGCCGAGGCCGGGAAGGTCATGGCCTGTTCCACGAGGTTTTTGATGGACTGGTCTTCGCTGGACAGGTCGGCGGGGGTGAAGGCGGCCAGGGTGGCGCTCATGGGATACCTCTTTGTTTTACCGCCGACGTCAGGCGGCCAAGACCTCGGCCACGGCGTCCAGCACCTTGTCGGCCTCACGCCCATAATATATATTATTATATATTATTAACCCATATCCACGCCGCCTAGGTCAGGCGGCCAAGACCTCGGCCACGGCGTCCAGCACCTTGTCAGCCTCAAACGGCTTGGTCAGGTAATGGCGGGCGCCGTTTTGCAGGGCCTCCAATATCTTGGCCCCCTGCCCCAGGGCGCTGATCATCACCACCCTGGCCTCTTCGTCTGCGGCCACGATGCTTTTTAAGCCCTCAATGCCGCTGACCCGGGGCATGGTGATGTCCATGGTCACCAGATCGGGCTTGAGGGATTTGTATTTTTCCAGGGCGTCCTGGCCGTCACCGGCCTCGCCGACGATCTCGTGGCCGGCGTGTTCCAGGATTTCCTTAAGGCTTTTGCGAGAGAGGGCGGAATCATCCACCACGAGGATGCGGGCCATGGCAAGTGCTCCTTTGCGCTGCGGCTAATTGAATATCGGCGACCCAAGGCCGATGAAAAAGGTGAATTCCCCGAACGGCAGGGAAAACGGGATGGCGTAGGCCACGCCCACGGCCCGGATGATGCCGTCGCTTTGGCATTCCGGGGGCAGAAGCTCCAGTTCCACCCAGTCGTTGGACAGCTTGGAGAGGAAAAGCCCGTTTTGCACGTTCATGAATTCCCCCAGGGCGTCCCGGGCCAGGTCGTCGAAGCCGTCCATGGGCATCTTGGCGTACCGCGCCGCGAATTCGGCCATGGCCGGGCCTGAGCCGGAAAATCCGGTGAAAATCTTGAAGCGGCCGTCCATTTCCTGATGCACCAGATGCCCAAAGGGGGTGGCGACCACCTTTTCGGCCCGGCGGATGACGATGCCGGGTTCGATGAAGCGCACCAGATTGCGGGTGAACAGGGCGAAATAGTCGGCATAGACCTCGGGGTCGCCAAGCTCGGGCATCCGGGCCAGGGAGGCGGCCACGGCGTCCATGTCGTTTTCCTTGAGGGCCTCGTATTCGGCGTCGGAAAAGCCCGAGTCGCGGCGATAGGCGGCCAGCACCCGTTCGATGTCCTCGAAGCTCATGATGCCCTTGTCGGCCAGGGCCTGACTGACCAGCAGGTGGCGCTTGCTCTGGCGGGACAAAAGGTCCGTGAGCTGGTCCTCGGTGAGGTAGCCCTTGCCGATGGCGATTTCGCCGAAACGCATGTCGAAGGTGGTCTGGAGGCGGTGGGCGGTCTCCACCTGCTCGGCGGTCATGTAGCCCGCGTCGATGGCCAGGATGCCGATTTTGACCCGCACGGAATCCTGCAGGGCCAGCACCTCGCGCAGTTGGTCAGCGGTGATGTGTTTGTTCTCGAGAAGGTAATGACCGAAGAAGTGGCTGAACATCAGGGGTGCTCTCCTTGTGAATCGGCCGTGCGGCGGGCCGTTGCTCACAGGGAAGCTACGCGCGGCGTGTGATGGTTCCTTCAACTTCACGTGGCGATTTCATGAAGCCGCGCCTCGGTTCGCCATAAAAAACGGGGAGCCTCCCATGGGAGGCCCCCCGTCGCATATTCTTCCCCCGGTACGGGATTCCAAAGGGGCCGTGCCCCTTTGGCTGCCGGAGGCCTTTCTTACATCAATTCCCGTGCCTAGCGCCGGTCCCGGCGATCCCCGCCGCGTCCGCCGAAGCGGTCGCCGCCGCGTCCGCCGCGATCCCCGCCCGGGCGGCGTGCGCCGCCGGTCTTGGGATAGTCGGCGGGGTCGTAGGGGCGGCCCTGTTCCTCGAAGAGCACGGCCTTGCGCGACAGGCGCACCCGGCCGTTGGACTCCACATCCAGAACCTTGACCTCCATGGGCTGTCCGAGCTTGACCACGTCGGCCACGTTTTCCACGCGTTCGGTGTCAAGCTGCGAGACATGCACCAGTCCGTCCAGGCCGGGCAGGATCTCCACCACCACGCCGCAGTCCAGAACCTTGGTCACCGTGCCCTGGTAGTTCCGGCCCACGTCGGCCTTCTGATCGAAGTACATCACGCGCTCTTTGGCCTTTTCCAGGGCCTCGAGGGTGGGGGCGAAGATGCTGACCTTGCCCGAATCCTCGATGTCGATGGAAGCGCCGGTCTCGGCGGTGATGGCCTTGATCATCTTTCCCCCCGGGCCGATGATCTCCCGGATCTTTTCCGGGTTGACCATGACCACGGCCAGTTGCGGGGCGTTGGGCGACAGCTCGGGCCTGGGGGCGGCCAGAACCTCGTTCATCTTGCCCAGGATGTGCTGGCGGGCGTCGCGGGCCTGGTAGAGGGCCTTGCGCATGACCGCCTGGGGGATGCCGGTGATCTTGATGTCCATCTGGATGCCGGTCACCGCGTCGTGGGTGCCCGCCACCTTGAAGTCCATGTCGCCCATGGCGTCCTCGTCGCCGAGGATGTCCGTGAGCACGTGGAACTCGTCGCCTTCCTTGATCAGCCCCATGGCGATGCCGGCCACGGGCTGGGTGATGGGCACGCCCGCGTCCATGAGCGCAAGGCTGGCGCCGCACACCGAAGCCATGGACGAGGAGCCGTTGGACTCCATGACCTGGGAGACCACCCGGATGGTGAAGGGGAAGTCCTCGGAGGAGGGCAACACCTGCTGGATGGAGCGTTCGGCCAGGGCGCCGTGGCCGATCTCGCGCCGGGACGGGCCGCGCAGCATCTTGACCTCGCCCACGCAGTAGGGCGGGAAGTTGTAGTGCAGCATGAAACGCTTGGAGGAGTCGCCGGTGAGCGTTTCGATTTTCTGCTCGTCGCCGGTGCTGCCAAGCGTGGCCACGCACAGGGCCTTGGTCTCGCCCCGGGTGAACAGGCAGGAGCCGTGGGTGCGCGGCAGCACCCCGACCTCGGTGGCGATGGGCCGCACGGTGGTCAGGTCGCGGTTGTCGATGCGTGTTCCCGTGGACCGGATGCGCTCGCGCATGATGGATTTCTCCATCTTCTCCATGAGCTCCTTGGCCTGTCCCTTGAATTCGGGATGCTCGGGATACGCGGCGGCGATGGCCTCCAGGACCGCCGTCTTGACCTTCTTGCGGGCCTCGCGGCGTTCCATCTTGTCGGTGATGGAGAGGGCGGCGGTCATGTCGGCCGTGGCCAGTTCCGTGACCTTGGCGTCGATTTCCGGGTTGATCTGGGGCGGCGTGAATTCGATCTTGGGCACGCCCACCTTGTTCCGCAGTTCCTCCTGGAGGTCGAGCAGGGGGATGATCTGCTTATGCCCCCATTCCAGGGCGTCGGCGATCAGATCCTCGGTCACGAACCTGCCGCCGCCTTCGACCATGACCACGGCGTCGCGGCTGGCCGCGAAAACCATGTTCAGGGTGCTCGGGCCGTTTAAGGCCGCATAGGAGGGGTTTAAGACGAACTGGCCGTCCACGTAGCCCACCCGGGCCCCGGCGATGGGTCCCAGGAAGGGGATCTTGGAGATGTGCAGGGCCGTGGAGGCGCCGGTCAGGGCCAGGATGTCCGGATCGGTGAAGGGATCGGCGGACAGGACCGTGGCGATGATCTGGACCTCGTCGCGGAAGCCCTTGGGGAAAAGCGGACGGCAGGGGCGGTCGATGGAACGGCAGACCAGCACCTCGCGCTCGGACGGGCGGCCGATCTCACGGCGGAAATAGCCGCCGGGGATGCGCCCGGAGGCGTAGGACATTTCCTGGTAATCCACGACCAGGGGAAAAAATCCCTTGTCCATTTCCAGGGTCTGGGTGCAGGCCGTGACCAGCACCACGTTGTCGCCGCTTTGAATCCAGATGGCGCCGTCGGCCTGGTTGGCCAGCCGTCCGGTTTCAATGATGAAGGTGTTGTCGCCGATCGTGGTTTGCAGGCGGGTAGCCGGAGTTCCAAATGCCATAGGGTGTGTTCCTCGTTTTCGGGTCGGGGCGATTCCCGATGCAAAACCCGATGTTGGGGTGTGCCCCCCCAAAAAACTCCGTCAGGCGCGGCGGCCATCGGGACCGGATGGCGGTCCCGCCGCCCGGCGCGCATGGTGAATTTTCGGGGAGGCGGGGGCCGCCCCGCGCGAGGCCGTTTTTCGGCAACGCGCAAAGATGGCCCCCGGCCGGTGCTACTTGCGCAGCCCAAGTCTCGCGATGAGATCGCGATAGCGTTGGATGTCCTTGCTTTTCAAGTACTTGAGAAGCTTGCGACGCTGCCCGACAAGTTTCAGAAGGCCCGTGCGGGAATGGAAATCCTTGGCATGGACCTTGAAATGGTCTGTCAGATAGTTGATGCGCGTGGTGAGAAGCGCCACCTGCACCTCAGGGGAGCCGGTGTCGCCCTCATGCTTCTTGTACTCATCAATGACCTTGGATTTTTCCTCGACGGTCATGACCACAGCGATATCCTCCGTTTGTCGTGTTTTTCGCCTCGCGCGACCCGTCCGTTTCACGCCGGACGGATGCCCGGGAAAAAGCGGAAGCAGGAAGGCCGGACGTTTGCGTCAACCGAGGCCGCGCAAAATCGCCCACCGCATCGCGCCGTCCGTCGCCACCGCCTCGGCGGCGGCCAGGGGTTCGCCAGCGGGACCGAGGAGCAGGGCCTTGTCGCCCGGGGCCGCGCCAGCGGCGTCAAGCCGCATGCCCCGGGCCACCTTGGCCGCATCCTCCGCCCCGAAACGCACCCGTGGCCAATCCGCAAGCGCCGCCTCAAGGGGTAAAACCCTCTCGGGCAGACGCGCGGGCTCGGCCAGCACCTCGGCCAGGCCATGGGCCTGGTCCAGGCGAAACGGACGGCTGTACTCCCGGACAAGGGTGGTCATCACTGCGCCGCAAGTAAGTCGCTGCCCCAGGCTGTGGACCAGGGAACGGACGTAGGCGCCGGATGAAACCCGTATCCGGAATTGAACCGACGGCAGATCCATGGAAACGATCTGCGCGTCGGAAATCTCGACCTCTTTGGTCTTGACCGGGGTCATCATGCCCCGTCTGGCCAGTTCATACAAGGGTTTTCCCTGGTGCTTGGCTGCAGAATAGGCCGGAACCTCCTGCATCTGGCGGCCGTTTGCGGCCGCGAGCTCGCGAAGCACATCCCCCTCGGTCACCGACTGCCAGGAAAATTCTCCGGTCACGGTCCCCTGGATGTCGTAGGTGTCCGTGGTCAGGCCCAGGCGCATGCCCGCCAGATAGACCTTGTCGTCGTGCAAAAACGTGGCGACCTTGGTGGCCCGCCCCAGTAAAACCACCAACACCCCCTGGGCCAGGGGGTCCAGCGTCCCGGCGTGGCCGATCTTTTTTTGCCCGAGCTGGTACTTGATGTCGTTTAGGCACGCCGTAGAGGTCGGCCCCGAGGGCTTGTCGAGAACCAGCACGCCATGCTGCTGGGTCGGTTTCACGGGGCTAGACATGCGCGATTGGCGCTCCAAGCGACGCTCCCACGGCTGCGACCAGCGTGGCCTGGGCCGCGTCCAGCGGCCCGTCCAGGGATCCGCCCGAGGCGTTTTTATGACCGCCGCCGCCAAATGACGCCGCCACGCGCTGCACGTCCACATTGCCCACCGAACGCAGGCTGAACTTCACCTGGCCGCCCGGCAGTTCGCGCACGGCCACGGCCGCCTGCACGCCGCGCACCCGCAGCGCCCAGTTGACCAGCCCGTCGCAGTCCTCGACCGAAGTGCCGGTGCGGATCAGCGTCTCCTGGGAGATGGCGATGGCGCCGACGCGACCGTCGAAGTGCTGCGTCATGCCGCCCATGACCTCGGACCACAACCGGATGCGGGACAGCGACCACTGATTTTTCAGGCGGGCGTTGGTCTCGCCCACGTCGAGTCCGGCGCGCAGGATCCGGGCCGCCAGTTCCAGGGTCTCGGGCCGGGTGGAGCCGAAGGTGAAATCCCCGGTGTCCGTGACCATGGCCACGTACAGGCATTGCCCCAGGCCGCCGGTCAGGGGCACGCCGAGTTCGTCCGCCAGGGCCGCCACCATTTCCCCGGTGGAGGACGAGGTGGTGTCCACCCAGTTCAGGGCCCCGAAGCCGGGATTGCCCAGGTGGTGGTCGATGACGATGAGTCGGGCCGGGTCCACGGCATGCTCCAAAGGCCCCAGGCGGGCGGCGTCGCCGCAGTCCAGGGCCACGGCGAAGCCGTAGGCCGTCGGCAGGGCGGTGGTCCAATGCCCGGGAATGTCCATCCAGGAAAACTGGCCGGGCAGGGGCGAGGCGTTGGCCATGGTGAAACGCTTGCCCAGCCGCGACAGGATGTGTCCCAGGGCTGCAGCCGAGCCCACGGCGTCGCCGTCGGGATTTTCGTGGGAGAGGATCGCGATGTCGTCGTGTTCGCGAAGGATGCGCGCGATATCACGCATCGGGGTGGGCATAGACCATGTCCTCAAGAAAGGTGTCGCGCGCAAAACGCAGTTCCGGAACGAATTTGATCTTGAGCCGGTGGCCCAAAAGTCCGCGCATATAGCCCTTGGCCTGCTCAAGCCCGGCGGCGGCCTGGGCCTGGCGTTTCTCGTCGCCGGTCAGGGTGTAGAGCACCTTGGCCACGCTTAAGTCGGTATTTAAGGCCACGCCGCTTATGGTCACCAGTTCGAGCCGGGGGTCTGTCACGTCTTCCACGAGCATCTGGGCGATTTCCCGCATAATCAGGTCGGAAAGCCGTGTGGAGCGCCGGGAGGTCGCCTGTTTCATAATCACTATCCTTGCCGACCCCGGGGGGTCGCGCCAGATCAGACCGGGGCAGACCGGGTCTGACCGGTTCAGATCGGGCCGGATCAGACCTGAATGATCTCGATGTCGTCGTAGACCAGTTCGGCCGCGTCCATGGCCACGACCTTGTTGAGCGCCTTCTGCAAAAGCCCCTGCACCCGGGGGGCGTCCGGGGAGACGGTCACGGCGGCCAGGACCAGGGTGTCGTGGGCATCCTGGCGGGCGATCTCGCTTATGGCCACATTGAAGGTGTTGCGCAGCTTCTGCTTGAGGCTTAAGGCCACGCGCCGTTTTCCCTTGAGCGAGTCGTTTCCATGGAGCCGAAACTCCAGGGTCAGGATGCCGATGACCATGGCCTAGGCACCGCCTTACAGGGTGTCCTTCTCCTCCACGGATTCGAAGGCCTCGATGACGTCGCCGATCTTGATGTCGTTGTAGTTCTCAAGACCCACGCCGCACTCGTACCCCTTGGTGACTTCCTTCACGTCGTCCTTGAAGCGCCGCAGCGAGGCCAGCTTGCCGGTGTAGACCACCACGCCGTCGCGCAAAAGGCGGATGCCCGCGTTGCGGGTGAGCTTGCCGTCCAGGACGCCGCACCCGGCCACCAAGCCGATCTTGGGTACGCTGAAGGTGTCGCGCACCTCGGCCTGGCCGAGGTACTGCTCCCGGATGACCGGGGCCAGCATGCCGGACATGGCGTCTTTGATGTCGCCGACCAGCTTGTAGATAATGTCGTAGAAGCGGATGTCCACGTTCTCGTGGTCGGCCACGTCCTTGACCTTGACCGTGGGCCGCACGTTGAAGCCGATGATGATGGCCTGGGAGGCCGAGGCCAGTAGGATGTCGGACTCGGTGATGGCCCCGGTTCCGGCATGGATGACGCTGACCTTGACCTTGCCCGTGGACAGTTTGTTCAAGGCCTCGGTGATGGCCTCAAGCGAACCCTGCACGTCGGCCTTGAGCACCAGGTTGAGCGTCTGGGCCTCGGCGTCGGGCCGTGAGGCCAGGAAGGTCTCCAGGGTGACCTTGGTGGCCTTGCCCAACTCCCGTTCCCGCTGTTTGATGCCGCGGGCGTCGGCGATGCGCCGGGCCACCTTGTCGTCCTCGACCCCGACGAACTCGTCGCCCGCCACGGGCACGCTCTCAAAGCCCTGGACCTCCACGGGCATGGCCGGGCCGGCCTCGCGAATCTTTTTGCCCTGGTCGTCGAACATGGCCCGCACCCGGCCGCTGACCACGCCGCAGACGAAGGCGTCGCCCTGCTTGAGGGTGCCTTCCTGGATGAGGATGGTGCCGATGGGGCCGCGACCCTTGTCCAACCGGGCCTCCACGATGTGGCCCCGGGCGCGCTTGGAGGGGTTGGCTGAAAGTTCGAGTACCTCGGCCTGCAACAGGATCATCTCCAAAAGGGCGTCCAGGCCGATTTTCTGCTTGGCCGAGACGTTGGCGAAGATGGTCTCGCCGCCCCAGGCCTCGGGCACCAGGCCCAGCTCGCCCAGTTCGCGCATGACCCGGTCGGGGTTGGCCTCGGGCTTGTCGATCTTGTTCACGGCCACCACGATGGGCACGCCTGCGGCCTTGGCATGGTTCACGGCCTCGCGGGTCTGGTCCATGACCCCGTCGTCGGCGGCCACCACCAGGACCACGATGTCCGTGACCTGGGCGCCGCGGGCGCGCATGGCGGTGAAGGCCTCGTGGCCGGGGGTGTCCAGAAAGACGATCTCGCCGCGCGAGGTGCTCACATGATAGGCGCCGATGTGCTGGGTGATGCCCCCGGCCTCGCCGGAGGTGATGTTGGAGAGCCGGATGGCGTCGAGAAGCGAGGTCTTGCCGTGATCCACGTGGCCCATGATGGTGACCACGGGCGGCCGCGACCGCATATCCTCGGGGTTGTCGGCCTCCCGGTCGAGCAGGAAATCCTCTTCGGAAAAGCCCACTTTTTCCACTTCGTACTCGAATTCGCCAGCGGCCAGGATGGTGGTTTCTACATCCAGGGACTGGTTGATGGTGACCATGGCCCCAAGTCCCAGAAGCACCTTGATGAGATCCTGGGCCTTGATGCCCATCTGCTTGGCCAATTCCGCCACCCGGATGGTCTCTTCCATGCGGATTTTGCGCTTGGCGGCCTTGAGCGGCTGGGTTCCGGCCTGGACCTGGGGCTGGACCGGATGGAACTCCTCGCGCGGCTTTTTCCGCTTAAACGACTTGGCCCGGCCGCCGGTGCGATCCTGGATGTCGGGGGTCTTTTTCTTCTTGGCGGCGGCGCTTTTGCGGCGCGATTCCTCGGTTTCCACCGGGGTGGGGGCGAATTCGACGGTGCGGCGGTCCTTTTTGCCCTTTTTCCGGCGCTCCTCCTCGGTCTCGGCCTTGGGAGCGGCGGTTCCCGGGGCGGCGGCGGGGGCTGCCGGGGCGGCCGGGGCGGCGGGCTTGGGCTCGGGCATGGAGATGATGCGCACCTGGGGGGTGGTCGGCTGCTCGCGGCGCGGCTTTTTCTTTTTGCCGCTCCGGGCCTCTTCCTCGGCCTGCCGCGACGCCTCGGACTGGGGCGCTTCGGGGCCTGCGGCCGCCTCGGGGGCCACGGGCTGTGCGGGCTGCTCTTCGATGACCTCGTCCGCGGTGGCGGTCGGTTCGGCCTCGGCGGCGGATTCCAGATCAGGGGCGGCCTCAGAGGGCTGGGCCATCTCCGTGACGGCCTCGGCCTCTTCCACGGCCTCCACCACGGCGGCCGTCTCCATCTCGACCGGGTGGGGCAGGGCGGATTCCGGGGCCTCGGGCTCGGGGGGCGCGGGCTGGGAGATGATCCGGGCCGTGGTCTCCACCGGGGTGTGGCGCGCGGGGCGTGCCTTCCGGGGGGCGAGCTCCTCGGTCGAAACGGCAGGCGCCGCTTCCGGAGTCTGCGGTTCGGCCGTAACCTCGATCACGGGGGGCTCAAGCGGCTCGGGCTCGACAGGCACATGGTCCGCCGGGGGAGCGGCGTCGACTTCGGGGGCGGCTTCGGGCGCCTTGTCCCGGGCGGGCTTGCGCCGCCTGACGATAACGCCGGGCTGGACCTCGGTGTCGATGACCTGGGTCTTGCCCACAAGCGACCGCGCCTTGGCGCGCACCTGCACCACTTCCTCCTCGGTCAGGGCGCCCATCTGGCTTTTGGCCTGAAAGCCCAACTCTCGCAGGAATTGCAGGATTTCCTTGTTGCCGACCCCAAGTTCCTTGGCGAGGTCTTTCACCCGAATGCTGCTCACTTTGGCTTCCCCCTAACGTTTCCTGCCGCGCCCGGCGAATTTCTTGAATTTTTCCCGGCAGACGGGGTTGTCGCAGACATAGTGCCCTCTGCCGTCCATGCGCATCTTTGCGTCATGGACCAGATGCGGCGGCGCTGTCTCGGCCGTGGCCGGGCCGCCGGACGCCCGGGACCGATCAACATATCGGGACAGTCCGGCTTTGGGAAACCGGCCCCGGCATATCACACACATGCGCACGGGAACGTGCTTCCCGCCGCAGTCTCCATTTTCGGGCCCCGTTGCACTCATGGGGCGGCGTCCTATTCCCCGGGCTTGGCCACAGGGTCGGCCTCGACTGCCGGGGCGTCGTCCGCCGGGGCCTCCGGCGTCGCAACGTCGGCATCGGCCGCCGTATCGCCAGCCGTGTCGGCAGCCGCCTCGGGTTCGTCACCGGCCGCCTCGTCCGCCGCCGCAACGGCCTCGGGCGCATCGCCCGTCTCTTCGGCCGGGGCCTTGGCCGGGGCCAGGAGCTTTAAGGCCAACCGGATGTTGCCCAAGCGCGTGGGGGTCATGTCCTCGATGCTTGAGAGGGCCTCGTCGTCGGCCTCGATCATCTGCTCAAGCGAGGTGAACCCGGCGGACAAGAACTTCTCCACAGGCATCTCAGCCACGCTGGCCAACTGCTCGAGTTCCTTGCGCGAGGCGTTTAATTCCCCGAAGCGGGATTCGGTGAAAATATCGATCTTCCAGCCCAAAAGCTTGGCCGCCAGCTTGACGTTCTGGCCCTTGCGGCCGATGGCCAGGTTGAGCTGGTCGTCGGGAACCACGACCTCCAGGGTCTTTTCTTCCTCGTCCACGGTGATGCGCGAAACCGAGGCCGGAGACAGGGCGTTTCTGGCGAATCCGGCGATGTCCGGGCTCCAGACCACGATGTCGATGCGCTCGCCGCGCAGTTCCTGGACGATGTTCTGGATGCGCGATCCCCGGATGCCCACGCAGGCCCCCACCGGGTCCACGTCGCGATCCTTGGACATGACCGCCACCTTGGCCCGGGAGCCGGGGTCGCGGGACACGCCCAGGATGCGCACGGTGCCGTCGGCCACCTCGGGCACCTCGCGGGAGAAAAGCGCGCTCATGTAGTCGCCATGGGTGCGCGACACGATGATCTGCGGGCCGCGTCCCTGGGGCAGCACCTCGATGATGAAGGCCTGGACGCGGTCGCCGCGTTTGTAGCGTTCGCGGGGGATCTGCTCTTCCTTGGGCAAAAGGGCCTCGGTGCGGCCGAGGTTGATGATCCAGCCCGAACGGTCCCGGCGCTGGATGATGCCGCTGACGATCTCGCCCTTTCTGTCCTTGTATTCCTCGTAAATGATTTCCTGCTCGGCGTCGCGCATGCGCTGGATGATCACCTGCTTGGCCGATTGGGCCGCGATGCGTCCCAGATCCTCG
Above is a genomic segment from Desulfolutivibrio sulfodismutans DSM 3696 containing:
- a CDS encoding DUF448 domain-containing protein, which produces MCVICRGRFPKAGLSRYVDRSRASGGPATAETAPPHLVHDAKMRMDGRGHYVCDNPVCREKFKKFAGRGRKR
- the infB gene encoding translation initiation factor IF-2, which gives rise to MSSIRVKDLAKELGVGNKEILQFLRELGFQAKSQMGALTEEEVVQVRAKARSLVGKTQVIDTEVQPGVIVRRRKPARDKAPEAAPEVDAAPPADHVPVEPEPLEPPVIEVTAEPQTPEAAPAVSTEELAPRKARPARHTPVETTARIISQPAPPEPEAPESALPHPVEMETAAVVEAVEEAEAVTEMAQPSEAAPDLESAAEAEPTATADEVIEEQPAQPVAPEAAAGPEAPQSEASRQAEEEARSGKKKKPRREQPTTPQVRIISMPEPKPAAPAAPAAPAAAPGTAAPKAETEEERRKKGKKDRRTVEFAPTPVETEESRRKSAAAKKKKTPDIQDRTGGRAKSFKRKKPREEFHPVQPQVQAGTQPLKAAKRKIRMEETIRVAELAKQMGIKAQDLIKVLLGLGAMVTINQSLDVETTILAAGEFEYEVEKVGFSEEDFLLDREADNPEDMRSRPPVVTIMGHVDHGKTSLLDAIRLSNITSGEAGGITQHIGAYHVSTSRGEIVFLDTPGHEAFTAMRARGAQVTDIVVLVVAADDGVMDQTREAVNHAKAAGVPIVVAVNKIDKPEANPDRVMRELGELGLVPEAWGGETIFANVSAKQKIGLDALLEMILLQAEVLELSANPSKRARGHIVEARLDKGRGPIGTILIQEGTLKQGDAFVCGVVSGRVRAMFDDQGKKIREAGPAMPVEVQGFESVPVAGDEFVGVEDDKVARRIADARGIKQRERELGKATKVTLETFLASRPDAEAQTLNLVLKADVQGSLEAITEALNKLSTGKVKVSVIHAGTGAITESDILLASASQAIIIGFNVRPTVKVKDVADHENVDIRFYDIIYKLVGDIKDAMSGMLAPVIREQYLGQAEVRDTFSVPKIGLVAGCGVLDGKLTRNAGIRLLRDGVVVYTGKLASLRRFKDDVKEVTKGYECGVGLENYNDIKIGDVIEAFESVEEKDTL
- the nusA gene encoding transcription termination factor NusA, which produces MSMELKKAIDQISKDRGIDRDLLVDTLEEAVRSSVARKYGDHLDFEVGYNEEQGEIDVYQFKVVAAEVEDPDAEITLEEARAIDPNVQIDDEMGFKLKIEDLGRIAAQSAKQVIIQRMRDAEQEIIYEEYKDRKGEIVSGIIQRRDRSGWIINLGRTEALLPKEEQIPRERYKRGDRVQAFIIEVLPQGRGPQIIVSRTHGDYMSALFSREVPEVADGTVRILGVSRDPGSRAKVAVMSKDRDVDPVGACVGIRGSRIQNIVQELRGERIDIVVWSPDIAGFARNALSPASVSRITVDEEEKTLEVVVPDDQLNLAIGRKGQNVKLAAKLLGWKIDIFTESRFGELNASRKELEQLASVAEMPVEKFLSAGFTSLEQMIEADDEALSSIEDMTPTRLGNIRLALKLLAPAKAPAEETGDAPEAVAAADEAAGDEPEAAADTAGDTAADADVATPEAPADDAPAVEADPVAKPGE